A stretch of the Poseidonibacter parvus genome encodes the following:
- a CDS encoding lytic transglycosylase domain-containing protein → MNKILLIVFLCLASIFTSANALNFNKKDYEVLKDLNLEKSFTHDEHLQDLYNKLSDRNHFHIYKRNLKNSSIYISKIKEVLNQEGLPSSFLYLSMAESNFKLDVRSSTGALGLWQFMPSTAKIYNLRNDEYVDERLDFVKSTHAASKYLKHHHKRFDKWYLAILAYNCGEGRVIEAITRASIDKYIRIYPNKENSKKIKDYRKTIKEYLRTKKDFYKINKIYKKIKKLNIPLTARDLLTVQSNLDRQYLPRESRAYLRKIVVLSMIANRNFLKKGYIFDRDINSTLTTVKAKGGLHLRSIASVLNMKFSTLAKMNLHIKQYIIPSDVKKYDINIPYLKLERYNKNKNKIRSDSYVIYRVKKGDTLSSIGNKFKVKYSFIKKFNELKTNKLSLKQKLVIPIYNNKVKKVSKKYKRQIYKVKNGDSLSGISYRFKVSIKKLKKDNKLKSNKIKVGDKIAIYK, encoded by the coding sequence TTGAATAAAATATTACTAATTGTATTTTTATGTTTAGCTTCTATTTTTACTAGCGCAAATGCTTTAAATTTTAATAAAAAAGATTATGAAGTTTTAAAAGACTTAAACTTAGAAAAATCTTTTACTCATGATGAACATCTTCAAGACTTATATAATAAATTATCAGATAGAAATCATTTTCATATTTATAAAAGAAATTTAAAAAATTCATCTATTTATATATCGAAAATAAAAGAAGTTTTAAACCAAGAAGGATTACCTTCAAGTTTTTTATATCTTTCTATGGCAGAGTCAAATTTTAAATTAGATGTAAGGTCTTCTACTGGAGCATTAGGTTTATGGCAATTTATGCCAAGTACTGCAAAAATTTATAATTTACGAAATGATGAATATGTTGATGAAAGATTAGACTTTGTTAAATCAACACATGCTGCTTCAAAATACTTAAAACATCACCATAAAAGATTTGATAAATGGTATTTAGCAATACTTGCTTATAATTGTGGTGAAGGAAGAGTAATTGAAGCAATTACACGTGCAAGCATTGACAAATATATTAGAATTTATCCAAACAAAGAAAATAGTAAAAAGATAAAAGACTATAGAAAAACAATTAAAGAATATTTAAGAACAAAAAAAGATTTTTATAAAATTAATAAAATTTATAAAAAGATTAAAAAATTAAATATTCCTTTAACAGCAAGAGACCTTTTAACAGTTCAAAGCAATTTAGACAGACAATATCTTCCAAGAGAAAGTAGAGCATATTTACGAAAAATTGTTGTTCTTTCAATGATTGCAAATAGAAATTTCTTAAAAAAGGGATATATCTTTGATAGAGATATAAACTCTACTTTAACAACTGTAAAAGCAAAAGGTGGCTTACATTTAAGAAGTATTGCAAGTGTTTTAAATATGAAGTTTTCAACATTAGCAAAAATGAATTTACATATCAAACAATATATAATTCCTAGTGATGTAAAAAAATATGATATCAATATTCCTTATTTAAAATTAGAAAGATATAATAAAAATAAAAATAAGATTAGAAGTGATTCTTATGTAATATATCGTGTTAAAAAAGGTGATACTTTATCTAGTATTGGTAATAAGTTTAAAGTAAAGTATTCTTTTATTAAAAAGTTTAATGAATTAAAAACAAATAAACTATCATTAAAACAAAAATTAGTAATACCAATTTATAATAATAAAGTAAAAAAAGTTAGTAAAAAATATAAAAGACAAATATATAAAGTAAAAAATGGAGATTCTCTAAGTGGAATTTCTTATAGATTTAAAGTAAGTATAAAAAAGCTAAAAAAAGATAATAAGTTAAAATCAAATAAAATAAAAGTTGGAGATAAAATTGCAATATATAAATAA